Below is a window of Equus quagga isolate Etosha38 chromosome 1, UCLA_HA_Equagga_1.0, whole genome shotgun sequence DNA.
TGGATGGCGTCGGCCGGCCAGCCCCGGACTCCCTGCATTTGGGGACATTGGCGCCCGAGGGCAGTCAGCCAGCCCGCCCTAGACTAGCCCTCGCCGCACCCAGCCCTGCCGGCCCCCTCGGGTTCCGGCCCCCTGCCCGACACGCATCCCCGGCGGCAGAGCCGGGGTCGGAGACTCGCAACGCCGGTCCGGTCCAGGCCCAGGCCCCGGGGCCAGGCCCGCGGCTGACACCAGGGGAACAGCCCCGCCCACGGAGGCGCGCGCCTGCGCACTGTCCACAGCCTCGGGCGCAGAGGCGCGTGCGCGGAGGAGCTGCCCCGGGACCAAACGCGCAGGCCCCACTATCTGCGCCTGCGCAAGACAGGGCGAAGCGCCGGCCCCTGTACGGGGCGGTGACGTCGGGCGGCAGCGCCATGGGCCGCGCGCACGCACAAACCCACGCACGCCCTGCGGAAGCGCCGAGTTCCCGGCGCTCAGAGTCGGCccggagcagggggaggggaggcgctGTCGGTGTCGGCGCGGGCGGAGGGGCGTGAGGAAAGTCCTACGGTGGCCGCAGAGGGACGGCGCTACGGCTCCCACGCTGGGCCAAACGCCGCCGGCCGCCGCGCGCGGGAGCCCCAGGCCCTTCGGGGCGGCCCCGAGCGGGGACGCGTGAGGGCCCGGACCCGCACCCGCGGCGCCGTCGGCAGCATGCGGCCGCCCAGCTCCCGGAGCCCCAAGGGACAGGGGCGCCCGCAGGCCCGGCCGCCGGCACCGCCCGCCTCCCCCGCGTCGAGGGCACTCGGTGAGCGGGGGCGCGGGCGTCTCCAGGGCGGCGGGCGGGGCTCTGCCCGGGGCGCGGGTCAGTATGCGCGGCCGGAGCGCCCGGCGGGAGGAGCGGCTCCCTGTCGAGGCCCCGCGCGCCTCGGCCCCGGCTGCCGCCCGATCTGCAGGCCCGCGGGCCGACGTTCTTGCGACCCGCACGCTGACCTGCTCGTGGGCCCGGTGCTGATGGAGGGGCGAGACATGGGACCTGTGCACCCCCCATCCCGGGTTACTCGATGAGGGGCGAGAGGGACGGCCGTTCATGACCCTCCGAGCGAGGGCTCCGCCTGTCCGAAGGCCATTCCGGGAGGTGGCGGCTGCGATCGAGGAGAAGCCGGGATGGAGCAGCTCAGGGTGCGGGGAGCTGCTGTTGGGCCCGGGACGGGTGGACGTGCCGGCCTCCCCCTCCTCCGCCTCTGACCCGAGCAGCACTGGGGCGGTCATTTGCTCTGACCAGCGGCTGGAGAGGAGCTGGCAGAAGTCCCCTCTGCAGGGCCCCAGGCCGGAGCCCATCAGACGGGAGGCAGACGCTCCCGGCAGTGTTTCCCCGTTGCCCGTGGCCAACTTTGCTGCTTCGGTTTTACACGTCCTGTACTTCCAGCTCTTTATCCCATCCACCAATTACTTAGGCAAGCTGTAAGGGCAGTTACTGGGTAAAACGAGAGTCACTTGCTATTTCTCCTTTGTGGCCCAGTCTGTAGGGCCCCATGAGCTGTGATGACACCACTGGCCCTCCGCTGCCATCCACCCTGCCACCCATGGTTGGCCCCTTCCCTGTAGCTCGGCCTCCCACAGCATCCCTGTTTTGCAGAGCAGGGAcggcctggtggggagggggggaggtAACCTGCCCAGGCCACTCCTAGTGAGTGACAGCACCAGGGTTCAGGCCCAGCAGGAGGTCCCAGAGCCCCATACCCCACTGTCTGGCCCCCCACCCAGCTGCCTGCTCCCAGCACTTGGTTTGTCAAGTTGCTGAACGGAAGTGCGCGGTCTGTGCCCTGTCAGCGCCTCTCTTCCTCACCCTGGTCCTGTTGTAAGGTGCCATTCAGGGACTTCCATTTGCCCTGTGTGAAGGGCCCACAGAAGTCCAGGCGGGAACCGGCATCCCAGATAGAAGGCAGAGACAGAGTGGTGCAGGGGACTCGCAGGACACCTGAGAAGGGTGAGCTCAGCCAGGGATTCCAGTGGTCCTTCCTCATGCGTTTCGGCATCAACTGCTTCCAGGGGCCCCCGGCTACTGGCCTGGCCCTCTTTCCCAATGGCACAGGCAGATTGGCACTTTTGGTCACCATGTGGTTGTGGGTCCCTTTGGAGCGTCCTCAGTAGCTTTGTGGAAAGAGTAACCCGGGATGGGGGGTGCACAGGTCCCATGTCCTGGACTCAGTTTCCCTGCGGCCCAGGGCTGGCTGATGTCCCCGGCAGGGACTGGCTCCCTCGCGGTGTCCTGGGCTCACCTGCCCATCCTTGTTGCTCCCGCAGGCGCACACCTCCCCGGGGCTCAGCAGCGGGCTCCCGGGTCTCGGTGCCCATGACGCCCATGCTGACTGCTGCCTGGACGCCGCTGCGCCAATGCCGGTCATGCCCATCCCGCGGCGGGTGCGCTCCTTCCACGGCCCGCACACCACCTGCCTGCACGCGGCCTGCGGCCCAGCGCGCGCCTCCCGCCTGGCGCGCACCAAGTACAACAACTTCGACGTGTACGTGCGGGCGCGCTGGCTCTACGGCTTCATCCGCTTCCTGCTGTACTTCAGCTGCAGCCTCTTCACGGCGGCACTCTGGGGCGCGCTGGCCGCCCTCTTCTGCCTGCAGTACCTGGGCGTGCGCGTCCTGCTGCGCTTCCAGCTCAAACTGtcggtgctgctgctgctcctgggccgCCGGCGCGTGGACTTCCGCCTCCTGAACGAGCTGCTCATCTACACCATCCACGTGACCATGCTGCTGGTGGGCGGCCTGGGCTGGTGCTTCATGGTCTTCGTGGACATGTGAGGGCGCCCCGGCCGCGCTCCGTGTGTCTGCTGTGCCCCGGGCGGTAGATGCTTCTGCAGCCTGTGTTTTCTTGACCGGGTGGGTCTTTTCAGCCCATCCCACGGATGAGGTTGCAGACACTTCCTGCCCCTCGCCCGGTCTCTGGCCCAGGAGAGGAAAGGGCTGAGACTTCTGTGAAGGGGAGCTGGGGCCCTTCCTCCTGCTGGTTTCTGCTTTCGCCCTCCCTGTGTGCACATTCAGGTGCGGTGTCCCCCGGCCGCCTGCCTGTGGTTCCAGGCTGCACTTTTCCAGGCTGTGCTGTAAGGTGGGGCCCACCTGTCCAGTCTGCACTTGGAGAGCCTCTGTGtccctgccccctctccaggACACTGGCATCACCAATGTTGTGGGAGACCCCTGGGAGGGGTGTGCTGcccaggagcagagctggaggggGGTCCTCTTGGCCACACAGCCCCCTTCCCGTGCACCCCGGGCTCCGGACCCAGCCTTAGGGAGGTGTCAGCCTCCACCAGCTGCCACCGCACTGCCACGAAGCTGTGCACCCCGTCCTGGGCCAACCAGCTCTCCATCTGTCACCCTAAGAGGTGTCGGGGGTCCTGGTCCCAGGCCAGGCTTCAGCGTCACCCTGGTTTTCTTCGACATAGTATAGCGGGGAGTCACAGATGGCCTTGGCAGGTTCCTAGGTCAGGGCCCACCCCCTGGGCAGGTCTGGTGAGAACGTCAAGCCGGATGCCATAGTCTTCCCAGGTGGATTTCTGGGGAGGCGGCTCAATTCTTTTCTGGCTCCAGGGGCTTTTGGCCTCTCTTCCTTTGAAGGAACATCCAGAACCGAGATATCTGTGTCTGGAACAGACGCCAGAGGTCTTGAGGAGGTGCACCAAGGCCTCTGAGTGCGCACCCTGGAAACACGAGTAAACCCCACGTTTAAAAAACCCCTCCTAGAGTCGGTGTGTCCCAGGGCTGGACCTCCGAGCGAGGGGCCCTGGCGGCCCCTCGGCCCCCCTGCTCCTGCCTCGTTAGAGCGCCTGTCAGAGCAGCTGGGgagtaaaaagcaaaaatgaatgtGGGTCAGGAAAGGACGAAGGGCCAGTGGGGGGGCTTCTGGTCACAAAGAGGATACTGCCACCAGGGGCCAGGGTTTTGCCTGGGTCCCTACTCTGGCCTTCTCCATCCGAGGGGGACAGGGTG
It encodes the following:
- the TMEM250 gene encoding transmembrane protein 250 isoform X1, with protein sequence MEQLRAHTSPGLSSGLPGLGAHDAHADCCLDAAAPMPVMPIPRRVRSFHGPHTTCLHAACGPARASRLARTKYNNFDVYVRARWLYGFIRFLLYFSCSLFTAALWGALAALFCLQYLGVRVLLRFQLKLSVLLLLLGRRRVDFRLLNELLIYTIHVTMLLVGGLGWCFMVFVDM
- the TMEM250 gene encoding transmembrane protein 250 isoform X2, with the protein product MPVMPIPRRVRSFHGPHTTCLHAACGPARASRLARTKYNNFDVYVRARWLYGFIRFLLYFSCSLFTAALWGALAALFCLQYLGVRVLLRFQLKLSVLLLLLGRRRVDFRLLNELLIYTIHVTMLLVGGLGWCFMVFVDM